A genomic stretch from Desulfotignum balticum DSM 7044 includes:
- a CDS encoding diaminopropionate ammonia-lyase produces MNKKLISCQVNDLSQAPDTALFDFANKETVRHVHDFHRSLPGYRPTPLVRLPGLAGYLGINQLWIKDENHRFDLKAFKVLGASYAMAKCLGDVIGLDDDELTYHNIIARKSAYDHITFVTATDGNHGRAVAWAAKQFGCKAVVYLPKGSSLIRLEAIRHYGAQASITGMNFDDSVMHASRKAQENGWTLLQDTSWEGYETVPRHIMQGYSTLITESIGPGKKHLPTHVFVQAGVGSFAAAMVGTLVSLAGGDAPTFIVVEPEGAPCLFESIKNGERVRIKGDLATIMAGLSCGEPSLMGWEILKSGAHAFLMCADEIARKGMKVLGNPLATDQPVISGESGAVTLGALFEIMTARQNMKIRKDICLNSDSSVLLFSTEGDTDPDLYRDIVWG; encoded by the coding sequence ATGAATAAAAAGTTGATTTCCTGTCAGGTCAATGACCTGTCCCAAGCACCTGACACAGCCTTGTTTGATTTTGCAAACAAAGAAACCGTCCGGCATGTCCATGATTTTCATCGCAGCCTGCCGGGTTACAGGCCCACCCCGCTGGTCCGGCTGCCGGGCCTGGCCGGTTATCTGGGAATAAACCAGCTGTGGATCAAAGATGAAAACCATCGCTTTGATTTAAAGGCGTTCAAAGTCCTGGGGGCCAGTTATGCCATGGCAAAATGCCTGGGTGACGTGATCGGATTAGATGATGATGAATTAACCTACCATAATATCATTGCCCGCAAATCCGCCTATGATCACATCACTTTTGTGACGGCCACGGACGGCAATCATGGAAGGGCCGTTGCCTGGGCTGCGAAACAGTTCGGCTGCAAAGCCGTGGTGTATCTGCCCAAAGGGTCTTCATTGATCAGATTGGAAGCCATCCGACATTATGGGGCCCAGGCATCGATCACGGGCATGAATTTTGATGACAGCGTAATGCATGCCAGCCGCAAAGCACAGGAAAACGGCTGGACACTGCTCCAGGACACCTCCTGGGAAGGGTACGAAACAGTTCCGCGCCATATCATGCAGGGCTATTCAACACTGATAACCGAATCCATCGGCCCGGGAAAAAAGCATCTTCCGACCCATGTCTTTGTACAGGCCGGTGTGGGATCGTTTGCCGCTGCCATGGTTGGAACCCTTGTCAGCCTGGCCGGCGGGGATGCACCGACATTTATTGTGGTGGAACCTGAAGGCGCCCCGTGTCTGTTTGAATCCATTAAAAATGGGGAACGGGTCAGGATCAAGGGTGATTTGGCCACTATCATGGCAGGACTGTCATGCGGGGAGCCCAGTCTGATGGGCTGGGAGATACTGAAATCAGGTGCCCATGCCTTTTTGATGTGCGCGGATGAAATCGCCCGGAAAGGGATGAAGGTGCTGGGCAATCCTTTGGCAACAGATCAACCTGTCATTTCCGGAGAATCCGGTGCTGTGACACTCGGCGCATTGTTTGAAATAATGACTGCCAGACAGAACATGAAAATAAGAAAGGATATCTGCCTGAACAGCGATTCCAGCGTATTGCTGTTTTCAACGGAGGGAGATACGGATCCGGATCTGTATCGTGACATTGTCTGGGGTTAG
- a CDS encoding acyl-CoA dehydrogenase family protein has product MLNFQLSDTQKEIRSNARRFALKEVLPKAWQYDEKDQTPMDVLEKAFHAGVMNSDIPKAYGGKGYGLLEGALITEEISAACPGIATSIFDNSLGMEPIILSDNETAKQKYLTDIAKNFKLICFATSEAFMGSDVSGIRCRAKKEGDDYILNGTKFWITNGGIADYMTIFATVDPDKKHDGICAFVVEKEWEGVAVGKPIPKMGQRCSNTAGLSFHNVRVPAENVIAEPGKGFMLAMKTFSRTRPMIGAFAVGAARSAMEFAISYVKKRKAFGTPIVNFQSLQFKIAEMFQKIETARLLVHKGAWEADNLPDPTISASVAKMYATEAAWEVVDEALQILGGFGYTQMFPVEKLMRDIRLYRIYEGTSEIQRMILAGHALNTYEPVMPDLSEFPVSKDKPLEKDAGIWRCSMCGHVHYGEEPPETCPVCLFPRGAFKLYGHDSHE; this is encoded by the coding sequence ATGCTCAATTTTCAATTATCCGACACCCAGAAAGAGATACGCAGCAATGCCAGGCGGTTTGCCCTCAAAGAAGTGCTGCCAAAGGCCTGGCAGTATGATGAAAAAGACCAGACCCCCATGGATGTGCTTGAAAAAGCCTTTCATGCCGGGGTGATGAATTCGGACATCCCAAAAGCCTATGGCGGCAAGGGATATGGCCTTTTGGAAGGGGCGTTGATCACCGAGGAGATCTCCGCGGCCTGCCCTGGGATCGCCACCTCCATTTTTGACAATTCCCTGGGCATGGAGCCCATTATCCTGTCGGACAATGAAACGGCGAAACAGAAATATCTCACGGATATTGCCAAAAATTTCAAACTGATCTGTTTTGCTACTTCTGAGGCGTTCATGGGCTCTGATGTTTCCGGTATCCGGTGCCGGGCGAAAAAAGAAGGCGATGATTATATTCTGAACGGCACCAAGTTCTGGATCACCAATGGGGGCATTGCCGACTACATGACCATTTTTGCCACGGTGGATCCAGACAAAAAGCATGACGGGATCTGTGCGTTTGTCGTTGAAAAAGAATGGGAAGGGGTGGCCGTGGGAAAACCCATCCCGAAAATGGGGCAGCGCTGCTCCAACACGGCTGGATTGTCCTTTCACAATGTCCGGGTGCCGGCTGAAAATGTCATTGCAGAACCTGGAAAGGGATTTATGCTGGCCATGAAAACCTTTTCCCGGACCCGGCCCATGATCGGGGCCTTTGCCGTGGGCGCGGCCAGATCCGCCATGGAATTTGCCATCTCATATGTCAAAAAGCGCAAGGCCTTCGGCACCCCAATCGTCAATTTTCAATCCCTTCAGTTCAAGATTGCCGAGATGTTTCAGAAGATCGAGACCGCAAGGCTGCTTGTTCACAAGGGCGCCTGGGAAGCGGACAATCTGCCTGACCCCACCATCTCTGCATCCGTTGCAAAAATGTATGCCACAGAAGCAGCCTGGGAGGTGGTGGACGAAGCCCTCCAGATACTGGGCGGGTTTGGATATACCCAAATGTTTCCTGTGGAAAAACTGATGCGGGATATAAGGCTTTACCGGATTTACGAAGGCACCAGCGAAATCCAGCGAATGATCCTGGCAGGCCATGCATTGAACACCTATGAGCCGGTCATGCCGGATTTGTCTGAATTCCCCGTATCAAAAGATAAACCGCTTGAAAAAGATGCCGGGATCTGGCGCTGTTCCATGTGCGGGCATGTCCATTACGGAGAAGAACCGCCTGAGACCTGCCCGGTCTGCCTGTTTCCCAGGGGAGCGTTTAAATTGTACGGGCATGACAGCCATGAATAA